Proteins encoded within one genomic window of Gigantopelta aegis isolate Gae_Host chromosome 2, Gae_host_genome, whole genome shotgun sequence:
- the LOC121378058 gene encoding galactose-3-O-sulfotransferase 2-like: protein METGLNITIYRTDTAVTSMKVVRRLKISWLFLCRKKSFKFCLVAFFVVSVMITLHLLYFMLYTFKTKLGEVYTSEDAPVHGPFANKLSYPQPVYHKDKTSTGCSKKTNIAFLKMHKCGSSTVTNVLQRFALKRNLNVVLPLKPKNESMNNIFGYGLFFRKDMVIPLPKGQAFNLLFNHIIYNRQIFHELLPNNTFYFAVIREPVTRFMSSFNYFQMAMHMANVKLQKKKLGIEHIKYPYPSLSQMTLGRLMYSGLSAFLRNTSMLTDKRLIRYAFNNVAFDFGVPLDKVNDFTFVLEYIKELDKDFHFVMIMEHFDESLILLKRLLCWEHKDILYSPQLSRGNYVVAAADLTTEDLGFLKDLQMADTMIYNHYKQLFWRRMSAAGPDIYDEVQTFKRTQKTVLSFCYTNLSRFLVIGASRWNEKFSVSREDCKLMLAWEVTLHNRLVDIAVEKVKHQEEPNFLYRFHKYFDKWFD from the exons gTTGTAAGAAGATTGAAAATCAGTTGGTTATTCTTGTGTCGTAAGAAATCGTTCAA GTTCTGTTTGGTggcgttttttgttgtttctgtgaTGATAACATTGCATCTCCTATATTTCATGTTGTACACCTTCAAGACCAAAc ttggTGAGGTTTATACTTCTGAAGACGCACCTGTCCATGGCCCTTTTGCCAATAAACTAAGTTACCCACAACCAGTATACCATAAGGACAAGACCAGCACGGGGTGTTCAAAAAAGACAAACATTGCGTTTCTAAAGATGCACAAGTGTGGTAGCTCCACAGTAACTAACGTACTGCAGAGATTTGCCCTCAAACGGAATCTCAACGTTGTTTTACCTTTAAAGCCTAAAAACGAAAGTATGAACAATATATTTGGATATGGTTTGTTTTTTCGTAAAGATATGGTCATCCCATTACCAAAAGGCCAAGCGTTTAATCTCCTCTTCAATCACATTATCTACAACAGACAAATATTTCACGAACTGCTTccaaacaacacattttattttgcagTTATTAGAGAACCGGTGACCAGATTTATGTCTTcgtttaattattttcaaatggcAATGCATATGGCTAACGTGAAGCTTCAAAAGAAGAAGCTGGGAATCGAACACATAAAGTATCCCTATCCTTCACTGTCACAAATGACCCTTGGAAGATTGATGTATTCAGGGTTGTCTGCTTTTCTTCGCAACACGAGCATGTTGACAGACAAACGGTTAATAAGATATGCCTTTAACAACGTCGCTTTCGACTTCGGTGTACCTCTAGACAAAGTCAATGATTTTACCTTTGTTCTTGAATATATCAAAGAACTGGACAAAGATTTTCACTTTGTAATGATTATGGAACACTTCGATGAATCTCTCATTCTTCTCAAACGACTCCTTTGTTGGGAACATAAAGACATTCTGTACAGTCCACAACTTTCACGCGGAAATTACGTTGTGGCCGCCGCAGATTTAACCACAGAGGACTTGGGTTTCCTCAAAGATCTGCAAATGGCAGACACTATGATTTACAATCACTATAAGCAGCTGTTTTGGAGACGCATGTCGGCTGCTGGGCCGGATATTTACGACGAAGTACAAACATTCAAACGTACCCAGAAAACCGTGCTTTCTTTCTGTTACACGAATTTGTCCAGGTTCCTGGTTATTGGAGCATCTCGGTGGAATGAAAAGTTTTCTGTCTCCAGAGAAGACTGTAAGTTGATGTTGGCATGGGAGGTAACTTTACACAACAGGCTCGTCGACATAGCCGTTGAAAAAGTGAAGCATCAAGAAGAACCAAACTTCCTCTACAGATTccataaatattttgataaatgGTTCGATTAG